In one window of Candidatus Nealsonbacteria bacterium CG07_land_8_20_14_0_80_39_13 DNA:
- a CDS encoding HicB family protein, translating to MKKPSKTIYRFPVIIEKDELGYLIGKVPSLRSCYTQAKTLSELYERLKEVVALCLEVEEKNFGKKIKQNEFVGMQQLEFSRK from the coding sequence ATGAAAAAACCTTCTAAAACAATTTATCGCTTTCCAGTCATTATTGAAAAAGATGAATTAGGTTATCTCATTGGCAAGGTCCCCTCTCTAAGAAGTTGTTATACGCAGGCCAAAACTCTTTCAGAACTATATGAACGACTTAAAGAAGTGGTGGCTCTGTGTTTGGAAGTAGAAGAAAAAAATTTTGGAAAAAAGATTAAGCAGAACGAATTTGTCGGAATGCAACAGTTAGAGTTTTCTCGTAAATAA